Proteins co-encoded in one uncultured Bacteroides sp. genomic window:
- a CDS encoding pentapeptide repeat-containing protein: MEEPLAKGEYAECTFLNCLFVNSDLTNITFADCVFDKCDLSMTKITNVAFRDVSFVNCKLVGLNFEECNSFLISFSFEECVLNLASFYQLKLKGTQFKSCNLQEVDFTEAVLTSAIFDNCDLSRTIFSRTNLEKADFRTSYNYSINPETNRIRKARFSRMGIAGLLDNYGIEIE, from the coding sequence ATGGAAGAGCCGCTAGCCAAAGGAGAATATGCCGAGTGCACTTTCCTGAACTGTCTCTTTGTGAATTCCGATTTAACTAACATCACTTTTGCAGATTGCGTGTTCGATAAGTGTGATCTCAGCATGACAAAGATCACAAACGTTGCATTCCGGGATGTCAGCTTTGTCAACTGTAAACTAGTAGGCCTGAACTTTGAAGAATGCAATAGTTTTCTCATTTCCTTCTCCTTTGAGGAATGTGTACTTAATCTGGCCTCTTTCTATCAACTGAAACTGAAAGGCACCCAGTTCAAGAGTTGCAACCTGCAAGAGGTGGATTTTACAGAAGCAGTCCTCACAAGCGCCATTTTCGATAACTGTGACCTGAGCCGAACAATCTTTTCAAGAACAAATCTTGAGAAAGCGGACTTCCGTACTTCGTACAACTACTCCATCAATCCGGAAACGAACCGAATCAGAAAAGCCAGGTTTTCAAGAATGGGAATTGCCGGACTTCTTGATAATTATGGTATCGAGATTGAATAA
- the metF gene encoding methylenetetrahydrofolate reductase [NAD(P)H] has protein sequence MKVIDLIKSNDKTAFSFEILPPLKGTGIEKLYNAIDTLKEFDPKYINITTHRSEYVYKDLGNGLYQRNNVRRRPGTVAVAAAIKNKYNIAVVPHILCSGFTQEESEYVLLDLQFLGITDLLVLRGDKAKHESSFKPEGNGYFHAIELQEQINNFNKGIFVDGEQMKVTWQPFSYGVACYPEKHEEAPNIDTDIYWLKKKMEAGAEYAVTQLFYDNKKFFEFVERARKAGVTIPIIPGIKPFSKLSQLSMVPKTFKVDIPEDLAIQAMKCKDDAAAKQLGIEWCVEQCRELMAHGLPSIHFYSVGAVDSIKEVAKQIY, from the coding sequence ATGAAAGTTATAGATTTAATAAAGAGTAATGACAAGACAGCTTTTTCATTTGAAATATTACCTCCATTAAAAGGGACCGGCATTGAAAAACTGTACAATGCTATAGATACGTTAAAAGAATTTGATCCGAAATACATCAATATCACTACCCATCGCAGCGAGTATGTATATAAAGATCTGGGGAATGGATTGTATCAACGTAATAATGTACGTCGTCGTCCGGGAACCGTAGCTGTAGCTGCAGCCATAAAGAATAAATACAACATAGCAGTTGTTCCCCATATTTTATGCAGCGGGTTTACCCAGGAAGAGAGCGAATATGTGCTGCTCGATCTACAATTCCTTGGCATTACCGACCTATTGGTCCTTCGTGGCGACAAGGCTAAACACGAATCATCTTTCAAACCTGAAGGGAATGGCTATTTTCATGCCATTGAACTGCAAGAGCAAATCAATAATTTCAATAAAGGAATATTTGTTGATGGTGAGCAGATGAAGGTTACATGGCAGCCTTTCTCTTATGGCGTAGCCTGCTATCCGGAAAAACATGAAGAAGCTCCCAATATTGACACAGATATTTACTGGCTGAAAAAAAAGATGGAAGCAGGAGCTGAATATGCTGTAACCCAACTTTTTTACGATAATAAGAAGTTCTTTGAATTTGTGGAAAGAGCAAGGAAAGCTGGCGTCACCATCCCTATTATTCCGGGGATAAAGCCTTTTTCAAAGTTATCTCAGTTGAGTATGGTTCCCAAGACTTTTAAGGTTGATATTCCAGAGGATTTAGCCATACAAGCTATGAAATGCAAAGACGATGCAGCGGCCAAACAATTGGGAATAGAATGGTGTGTAGAACAATGCCGGGAATTAATGGCCCATGGACTGCCAAGCATTCATTTCTATTCAGTCGGTGCGGTAGACAGTATCAAAGAAGTTGCCAAACAAATATATTGA